The Argentina anserina chromosome 3, drPotAnse1.1, whole genome shotgun sequence genome includes a region encoding these proteins:
- the LOC126786400 gene encoding uncharacterized protein LOC126786400 — translation MQKTSHQYKQVGERVRGIPSKPPLGTGNKAEGANNHRGLRHGHMVSSPRTTLACTCGNKPGLNRCNRHGFAVPGGEKWRKNYADKEILRRALRTGPSRGLSLRWWNFQPTPSRLSNMSMAEKS, via the coding sequence ATGCAAAAGACCTCTCATCAGTATAAGCAAGTTGGAGAAAGGGTACGAGGGATTCCGTCAAAACCACCACTCGGTACGGGAAACAAGGCCGAGGGAGCTAATAACCATCGTGGTCTTAGGCACGGGCACATGGTGTCGTCTCCGAGGACTACACTGGCTTGTACGTGTGGGAATAAGCCCGGGCTAAACCGGTGTAACCGCCACGGGTTTGCCGTGCCCGGCGGGGAAAAGTGGAGGAAGAACTATGCAGACAAGGAGATATTGAGGAGAGCACTGAGGACGGGACCGAGTCGAGGCTTAAGTCTTCGGTGGTGGAATTTTCAACCTACTCCTAGTCGGCTCTCTAACATGTCTATGGCTGAGAAGAGCTAG
- the LOC126786391 gene encoding uncharacterized protein LOC126786391, translating to MASIHAIAPQSFLNLPKPNSRKPTTTSSSILYTPKLPKTQAFPSRKPTWVLNSVAEQHLECDVIPVQSSDCVDQQEGVVLVGRAECEGVESELVSQVGGFGASEGRLSFEGAGGFGSSSGVGSERRNEEFYRLVDRSINATIVLAAGSFALTKLLTIDQDYWHGWTIYEIVRYAPQHNWTAYEEALKANPVLAKMVISGVVYSLGDWIAQCFEGKPLFEFDRARMFRSGLVGFTLHGSLSHYYYQICEELFPFPGWWVVPVKVAFDQTVWAAIWNSIYFTVLGFLRLESPINIFSELKATFWPMLTAGWKLWPFAHLVTYGLIPVEQRLLWVDCVELIWVTILSTYSNEKSEARICEAPAEESSSSPNGSPLEE from the exons ATGGCGTCCATCCACGCCATAGCTCCCCAGAGCTTCCTCAACCTCCCAAAACCCAACTCCAGAAAACCCACCACCACCTCAAGCTCCATTCTTTACACCCCAAAGCTCCCAAAGACCCAAGCTTTCCCCTCAAGAAAACCCACCTGGGTCCTCAACTCCGTAGCCGAGCAACACCTGGAGTGTGACGTCATCCCGGTGCAGAGCTCCGACTGCGTTGACCAGCAGGAGGGGGTGGTGCTGGTGGGGAGAGCAGAGTGTGAAGGTGTGGAGAGCGAGTTGGTGAGTCAGGTGGGTGGGTTTGGAGCGAGTGAGGGGAGGCTTTCGTTTGAAGGGGCTGGTGGGTTTGGGTCGAGTTCTGGGGTTGGAAGTGAGAGAAGGAATGAGGAGTTTTATAGGCTTGTggataggagtatcaatgccACTATTGTTCTTGCTGCTGGGAGTTTTGCTCTTACGAAGTTGCTCACTATTGATCAGGACTATTGGCAT GGATGGACTATATATGAGATCGTAAGATATGCTCCTCAACATAACTGGACTGCTTATGAGGAAGCTCTCAAGGCTAATCCAGTGTTAGCCAAAATGGTAATTAGTGGTGTAGTATACTCCCTCGGAGACTGGATTGCACAG TGCTTTGAAGGAAAGCCTTTATTTGAGTTCGACCGGGCACGGATGTTCAGATCTGGACTTGTTGGTTTCACCCTCCATGGTTCCCTATCACACTATTATTACCAGATTTGTGAG GAGCTTTTTCCTTTCCCAGGCTGGTGGGTGGTTCCTGTTAAAGTAGCCTTTGACCAAACTGTATGGGCAGCAATTTGGAACAGCATTTACTTTACGGTTTTGGGATTTTTGCGTCTTGAATCGCCTATCAATATATTTAGCGAACTGAAAGCAACATTCTGGCCGATGCTGACT GCAGGGTGGAAACTGTGGCCATTTGCTCATCTTGTTACATATGGTCTGATCCCCGTTGAACAAAGGCTCTTATGGGTGGACTGTGTAGAGTTGATTTGGGTGACTATTCTCTCAAC TTATTCAAATGAAAAGTCGGAAGCAAGAATTTGTGAAGCACCAGCTGAAGAAAGTTCTAGCTCTCCAAACGGAAGTCCTCTTGAG gagtaa
- the LOC126787080 gene encoding peptidyl-prolyl cis-trans isomerase CYP37, chloroplastic, giving the protein MAFPLSSAIISHKLSFNASIRSLRFRPPHFILCINRIDPQKLGRSSRLHCMSNKNLARELEDRHSTLTNSYMSTDGYKKKLQNLIGVILVVVQISSPISLDGWAFWPISPANAVLYSPDTKVPRTGELALRRAIPANPNMKAMQDSLEEILYLLRIPQRKPYGTMEGNVKKALKIATDENDSILASIPTDLREKGSTLHVSLIDGKEKENIILLF; this is encoded by the exons ATGGCATTCCCTTTATCTTCCGCCATCATCTCCCACAAGCTCTCCTTCAATGCCTCCATTCGCAGCCTCCGTTTCAGACCACCGCATTTCATCCTCTGCATCAACAGAATCGACCCACAGAAATTGGGCCGCTCCAGCAGACTCCATTGCATGTCCAACAAGAATCTAGCACGG GAACTCGAGGACCGGCATAGTACTCTTACCAATTCCTACATGTCGACTGATGGATATAAAAAGAAGCTTCAGAATTTAATTGGTGTGATCCTTGTGGTGGTCCAAATATCTTCTCCAATTTCTTTGGATGGTTGGGCGTTTTGGCCTATTTCACCTGCAAATGCAGTTCTTTATTCTCCAGACACCAAGGTTCCCAGAACAGGAGAATTAGCTTTACGGAGGGCTATTCCTGCAAACCCAAACATGAAGGCAATGCAG GACTCTCTGGAAGAGATACTGTACTTGTTGAGAATTCCACAGAGGAAGCCTTATGGAACCATGGAGGGAAATGTGAAAAAAGCTCTAA agATAGCAACAGATGAAAATGACTCAATTTTGGCTAGTATACCCACAGACTTAAGGGAGAAGGGTTCCACCTTACATGTATCTCTTATTGATGGGAAG GAAAAGGAGAACATCATATTATTGTTCTGA
- the LOC126786385 gene encoding trafficking protein particle complex II-specific subunit 130 homolog yields MANYLAQFQTIKTSLDHLVIAVEDVSDLWPTVKKGFEEHLPFKRAVLNNKTRNPVFVENFRAEFILTTDARLRSRFPQEQSLFWFREPYATAVLVTCEDLDEFKTILKPRLKLIVQNDEREWFIVFVSKAHPNNDQATKLANKVYAKLEVDFSSKKRERCCKFDLYSAEESFWEDLEAKIMECIRNTLDRRAQFYEDEIRKLSEQRFMPVWNFCNFFILKESLAFMFERAHLYEDSLREYDELEICYLETVETTGRRRDFGGLAHGDDQASLLNSGNKPLTQIVQDDSFREFEFRQYLFACQSKLLFKLNRPFEVASRGYSFIISFSKALAVHENILPFCMREVWVITACMSLVHTTAEHYREGLATADKEKEFYRLQGDLYSLCRVKFMRLAYLIGYGTNMERSPGNSASLSMLPWPKPAIWPSVPPDASSEVLSKEKIILQTSPATKHFGIQRKPLPLEPSVLLREANRRRASLSAGNMLEMLDGRQNFTDGSGSDASVKMPSLQKVQTSIMSRTNSSPGIFESSIDRPMRLAEIYVAAEHALQATVSNTDLWKSLSSTEEFEQKYLELTKGAADNYHRSWWKRHGVVLDGEIAAVLFKNGNFDLAAKSYEKVCALYGGEGWQDLLAEVLPNLAECQKILNDQAGYLSSCVRLLSLDKGLFLTKERQAFQSEVDHLAHAEMKQPVPLDVSSLITFSGNPGPPLELCDGDSGTLSVTFWSGFPDDITLDSLSLTLNAIFNTDEVAKALRSSTAIVLKPGRNTISLDLPPQKPGSYVLGVLTGQIGQLRFRSHSFSKGGPEESEDFISYEKPPRPVLKVFKARPLVDFAAAISSALLINETQWVGIIVRPINYSLKGAVLYVDTGPGLKIEDSHFIEMEGYSAEASNSVEQLALSGDRVEFPDWASNLPSVVWIPVRAISETLARGSSSVAPQRQINLDGMRTIALKLEFGASHNQIFERTLAVHFTDPFYVSTRVADKCNDGTLLLQVILHSEVKATLMIYDAWLDLQDGFVNAGQSDGRPTSAYFPLVVSPNSRAGILFSICLGKTSSEDAAKAVQSDSILNIRYGISGDRTTGAHPPMAAQSSGPKDLIFRSALGLQRPVLDPVLAVGFHPLPSSGLRVGQQVTMKWRVERLKDFEENELSHINVLYEVNANTESWMIAGRKRGHVSFSVNQGSRIEISILCVPLVAGYVRPPQLGLPDVDESNISCNPAGPHLVCILPPTLRSSFCIPA; encoded by the exons ATGGCCAACTATCTCGCTCAGTTCCAGACCATCAAGACTTCACTCGATCATCTCGTCATTGCTG TTGAAGATGTTAGTGACTTGTGGCCTACTGTGAAGAAGGGATTTGAGGAGCACTTGCCTTTCAAAAGAGCTGTTTTAAATAACAAGACGCGTAATCCCGTGTTTGTGGAGAATTTCCGTGCCGAGTTCATATTAACGACAGATGCGAGACTTCGCAGCCGATTCCCACAGGAGCAGTCATTGTTTTGGTTCCGGGAGCCGTATGCAACTGCGGTCCTCGTCACGTGTGAG GATCTTGATGAGTTCAAGACCATCCTCAAACCGCGGCTAAAACTAATTGTTCAAAATGATGAACGGGAATGGTTTATTGTTTTTGTATCAAAGGCACATCCAAACAATGatcaagccaccaaattgGCAAATAAAGTATATGCCAAActtgaagttgatttcagCTCCAAGAAGAGAGAAAG GTGCTGCAAATTCGATCTATATAGTGCCGAAGAAAGCTTTTGGGAAGACTTGGAAGCCAAGATCATGGAGTGCATCAGAAATACATTGGATAGACGTGCACAGTTTTATGAGGATGAGATACGCAAGCTCAGTGAACAACGCTTCATGCCAGTTTGGAACTTCTgcaattttttcattttgaag GAAAGCTTGGCTTTTATGTTTGAGAGGGCTCATCTTTATGAAGATTCATTACGTGAATATGATGAGCTAGAAATTTGTTATTTGGAAACAG TTGAAACGACTGGAAGACGTAGGGACTTTGGGGGTCTTGCCCACGGTGATGATCAAGCATCATTGCTTAATTCTGGAAACAAACCTTTGACACAAATTGTTCAAGATGACTCGTTTAGGGAATTTGAATTTAGACAGTATCTGTTTGCCTGTCAATCAAAG TTGTTATTCAAGCTGAACCGCCCCTTTGAGGTTGCATCAAGGGGATACTCATTCATTATAAGCTTTTCAAAGGCGCTGGCTGTACATGAG AATATTCTACCTTTTTGTATGCGTGAAGTTTGGGTTATAACAGCTTGCATGTCATTAGTCCATACAACCGCCGAACATTATAGGGAAGGGCTTGCCACAGCTGATAAAGAGAAGGAGTTCTACCGCCTTCAAGGTGATCTTTACTCACTATGCAGGGTCAAG TTCATGAGGCTTGCATATTTAATCGGATATGGCACAAATATGGAAAGAAGTCCTGGAAACAG TGCTTCACTCAGCATGCTACCTTGGCCCAAGCCAGCAATTTGGCCTTCAGTTCCACCTGATGCTTCGTCTGAGGTGCTATCAAAAGAAAAG ATAATTTTACAGACATCTCCAGCTACGAAGCACTTTGGTATTCAGAGGAAACCATTGCCTCTTGAACCATCAGTACTACTGCGTGAGGCGAATCGCAGGAGAGCTTCTCTCTCTGCTGGAAATATGTTAGAAATGCTTGATGGTCGCCAGAATTTTACTGATGG TTCAGGTTCAGATGCATCAGTTAAGATGCCCTCATTACAAAAAGTACAAACAAGTATTATGTCTCGTACAAACTCTTCACCAGGAATATTTGAGAGCTCAATTGATAGGCCCATGAGACTTGCAGAGATTTATGTTGCAGCTGAACATGCTCTGCAAGCTACAGTTTCCAATACCGATCTATGGAAGTCATTGTCATCTACGGAGGAGTTTGAG CAAAAATATTTGGAGCTGACTAAAGGTGCTGCAGACAATTACCATCGATCCTGGTGGAAAAGACATGGAGTTGTCCTTGATGGAGAAATAGCAGCAGTCTTGTTTAAGAATGGAAATTTTGATCTAGCTGCGAAGTCATATGAAAAGGTTTGTGCTCTTTATGGGGGTGAAGGATGGCAAGATTTATTGGCTGAAGTCTTGCCCAATTTAGCGGAATGTCAGAAGATACTCAATGACCAAGCTGGCTATCTATCTTCTTGCGTGAGGCTTCTTTCATTGGATAAAGGCTTGTTTTTAACCAAGGAACGCCAGGCTTTTCAGTCTGAGGTTGATCATCTTGCACATGCTGAAATGAAGCAACCTGTGCCACTGGATGTGTCATCACTAATTACATTCTCCGGTAATCCTGGGCCTCCATTAGAATTATGTGATGGGGATTCTGGTACTCTTTCTGTGACATTTTGGAGTGGCTTTCCTGATGACATCACACTTGATTCGCTAAGTCTCACTTTGAATGCAATTTTCAATACTGATGAGGTTGCTAAG GCATTACGAAGCTCTACTGCTATTGTATTAAAGCCTGGTCGGAATACCATTTCTCTTGATTTACCACCCCAAAAACCAGGCTCATATGTTTTAGGGGTTCTTACCGGGCAGATTGGGCAGTTAAGGTTCAGGTCTCATAGCTTTTCCAAAGGCGGCCCTGAAGAAAGTGAGGATTTTATCAGTTATGAAAAACCTCCTAGGCCAGTTTTAAAG gttTTCAAAGCTCGACCTCTTGTTGATTTCGCTGCAGCTATATCATCTGCCCTGCTTATAAATGAAACTCAATGGGTTGGAATTATTGTAAGGCCCATTAACTACTCCCTAAAAGGTGCTGTCTTGTATGTTGATACTGGTCCTGGTCTTAAAATTGAAGATTCACATTTCATTGAGATGGAAGGCTACAGTGCTGAAGCAAGTAATTCTGTTGAGCAATTGGCTCTTTCTGGTGATAGAGTAGAGTTTCCAGATTGGGCAAGTAATTTGCCATCTGTTGTATGGATTCCAGTTCGTGCCATCAGTGAAACACTTGCAAGAGGATCATCTTCAG TGGCTCCCCAGAGACAGATCAATTTAGATGGAATGAGGACAATAGCACTGAAACTTGAATTTGGAGCATCTCATAATCAGATTTTTGAGAG GACCTTAGCTGTGCATTTTACCGATCCTTTCTATGTGAGTACGCGGGTTGCAGATAAATGCAATGATGGAACTTTGCTTCTGCAG GTGATTTTACACTCCGAAGTGAAAGCCACATTGATGATCTATGATGCTTGGCTTGATCTTCAAGATGGATTTGTTAATGCTGGACAAAGTGATGGGAGACCAACTTCTGCCTACTTTCCACTTGTTGTTTCTCCAAATTCTAGAGCAGGAATTCTATTCAGTATATGCTTAGGGAAGACAAGTTCTGAAG ATGCAGCTAAGGCTGTTCAATCAGATAGTATACTAAATATTAGATATGGAATTTCTGGGGATAGAACAACTGGAGCGCATCCACCTATGGCAGCTCAATCTTCTGGGCCCAAGGATCTGATTTTCAGGAGTGCTCTTGGTCTGCAAAGGCCTGTGCTTGATCCAGTCCTGGCTGTTGGTTTTCATCCTCTCCCTTCTAGTGGCCTAAGGGTTGGCCAGCAAGTTACCATGAAATGGAGGGTTGAAAGATTAAAGGACTTTGAGGAGAATGAACTTTCTCATATCAAT GTGTTATATGAAGTCAATGCAAATACTGAAAGTTGGATGATAGCTGGGAGGAAAAGAGGGCATGTCTCTTTTTCTGTAAATCAAG GTTCAAGGATAGAGATTTCAATACTGTGTGTGCCTCTGGTGGCGGGATACGTTCGTCCCCCTCAACTTGGTCTGCCAGATGTTGATGAGTCAAATATAAGTTGCAATCCAGCAGGTCCTCATTTGGTTTGTATCTTGCCTCCAACTTTGAGGTCCTCTttctgcattcctgcatga